Genomic window (Lycium barbarum isolate Lr01 chromosome 2, ASM1917538v2, whole genome shotgun sequence):
AAACCTTTCGGTAAAGCGACTAGAGCTGAATATCCTTTGCAATTGGTCCATTCTGATATCTGTGGGCCTATGAATATTAGAGCTAGCCATGGAGCAAATTATTTCATTAcatttattgatgattttaccCGTTTCAGTTATGTCTATTTAATTTCCCACAAATCTGAAGTAATAAGTTGTTTCAAACGCTATATGAGCTTAGTGGAAAATCAATTAGAAAAGAAGATAAAAGCTCTTCGAACTGATTGTGGCCGGGAATACTTATTGACTCAATTTAATGGGTTATGTGATGAAAAGGGAATAGTTCATCAGTTGACTATCCCAAAtactccacaacaaaatggtgttgcGGAGAGAAGAAACAGAACGCTCTTAGAAATGGTTAGGTCAATGATGGCACAAGCTAACCTCCCAATTAATTTTTGGGGTGATGCTTTGCTTACTGCCACCTATGTACTTAACCGAGTGCCTTCAAAATCAGTTGCAACCACTCCATATGAGTTATGGACTGGAAGACATCCTTACCTGAGTGTATTAAGACCTTGGGGTTGTGCTGCATATACACATGATTCCTCTCACAAATATGGCAAATTGGGTCCGAGAGGAAAGAAAAGTATCTTTATAAGGTACTCTGAAACCTCAAAGGGTTATGTGTTTATAGGTCAGCAAAATAGTGGAAGTGTAATTGAATTTGAATCACGAGATGTCACATTCTTAGAGAATGAGTTTCCTAAGAAGGGAGAGGTAGGTCAAGACCTATCATTGTTTGAGCTAGGGGATCAAGACGTACAAGGATCTCTTCATTCGAGTGGGAGTATTTTAGCAGATGATGAATTAGTTTCTCATCAACAACCTCTTCCATCATCAGGTGCGAATGAAAGTAATCCTTCAACACTTAATGAAAGTGACCAAATGGATCTTGGTCCAAGTGGGAGCGAGATGGTCACCGAACTTGTTCCGAGTGGGAGCAGGTTAAGTGTTCTTGATCCGAGTGGGAGTAACGTTGATCCAAATGGGAACAATGATGAATCACAAACTAGACGTGGTTCTCGTAAAAAGACTCCCCGCTGACGATTTGACATTGAAGGCGGTGAATTATTTATGATGCTCCTGCAAGATGAAAATGAGCCTAAAAATGTAAAAGAGGCTCTCTCATGCCCTTCTAAGGACAAATGGACAAAAGCAATGGAAGATGAGTTGGAGTCTATGAGAGTCAACAGATTTTGGGAACTAGTTGACCTCCCTCAGGGACGCAAAACTATTGGGAGCAAATGGGTTCTCAAAATAAAGCTCAAGGCTgatggcacagttgaaagatataAGGCTCAACTAGTGGCAAAAGGGTATACACAGCAGAAAGGAATAGACTACGACGAGACTTTCTCGCCTGCTGTTAGGTTTACCTCTGTTCGTTTTGTTCTAGATATAGTTGCAAGCTTGGATCTTGAGTTACATCAAATGGATGTAAAGGCTGCCTTTCTCAATGGAGAATTAAATGAagaaatttatatggaacaacctgaatgTTTCATTGAAAAGGGTCACGAACAAAAGGTTTGTAGACTTTTGAAGTCTATTTATGGCCTCAAACAATCTTTAAGGCAGTGGTATATACGTTTTCAGAATGTTGTCGTATCGAATGGTTTTACCATGATGGATGAAGACCATTGCGTTTATACCAAAAGATCAAGAAACAAGTTTGTGATTTTAACATTTTATGTAGATGACATACTTATAGCTAGAAATGATAAGGAGTTCATTACTGAGGTAAAGTCATGGTTATCATCCCAATTTGAGATCAAAGATATGGGTGAAGCTGCATATATTCTTGGAGTTAAGATTTCAAGAGATCGTCCAAAGAAACTATTATATCTCTCTCAAGAGAATTACATTAGAAAAGTTCTTGAACGATTCAATATGCAAAATAGTAGCCCTGTTGATACTCCTATCAGTAAAGGCCATGCCTTGGGTAGTCAAATGTGTCCTAAGACTcctgaagagaaagaaaaaatgagCCGAGTTCCTTATAGGAGCGCAGTCGGAAGTCTAATATATGCTATGGTGTGTACCAGACCTGATATCTGTCAAGCAGTTGGCTTGCTAAGTAGATATCAAACCGACCCAAGTTTAGCACATTGGCAAGCAGTAAAGAGAATCATgagatatctgaagggaactgcTGATTATGCACTTTGTTACCAAGGCGACAAAGATCTGCGATTAGTTGGATACAGTGATGCTGATCATGGAGGAGATCTAGACGAGAGGAAGTCTACATCAGGATATGTTTTCTTACTCAGTGATGGCGCCATATCATGGAGTAGTAAGAAACAATCATGTATATCACTATCTACTATGGAAGCCGAATATGTGGCTCTCGTATCAGCAGCACAAGAAGTTGTTTGGTTGAAAAGGTTCTTTGAACACTTATTGGATATCACAGAAGATGCTGAACCAGTGTTAGTCTACTGTGACAGTGAGGCTGCAATTTCCTCTACCAAGGACCCTAAGTTTCATTGCAAAACCAAACACATAGATATCAAGTATAACTATGCGAGAGACATGGTTAAACGCAAGGTAGTGAACGTGAAGTATGTGTCTACAAAAGATATGTTAGCAGATCCATTAACCAAGCCTTTGTCTAGAGATGCATTTGTGAGACACACTAGATCTCAAGGCTTGCGTAGATTCTAAGATACTTCATTTTGTTTAATTTCCTCATGTTCACAAGACTGATGTTCTTTAATTATCAATAAAGTTgatttacatacatacatattttaCATGTTGAATGTCATGTGCATTCGTTgcttatttgttttttttaagtATGTCGGGTAGACAAGAGGTTGGCCTTCTCACACAGGTAACCGCCTCTTTATCTTAGTGATGAGTGGAGATGAGActgaattttaagaaaaattatcAAATGGATAATTTGAGAGCTGTCAACTTAAATCATGAACGTCGCATAAATAATGACATAAGGTCGTTAAGGTGAAAAACGTTCACCTAGTCTACTTACTGAGCCAGATGTGAGTTAAAAATGATATAGTGGATAAGGAACTCAAATTTAGATACTTATGGTGTCTAAATATCATCTGTACAGCATTCTTTACGAGATAAAGACATACGCTCCCTAGGAAAGGAGAAAATGTTGTAGCATGTGTTTCATACCATGTGTGCTAATGTCGACCAATTGGGTTAACATAAGTCCATTCTCAACTTATTGTTGTGTGAGACCCAGAGCCTTTATAGTGGCTCAAGATTTGTACCCTTTGTGACTCGGATCAGATACTTGAGACTTAGTTTAATGTTAGCTATCTTAGTGTGCTTCCAAAAGACCATGCATACAGATTCGGTCTGGCGGAGTATATCTAGAAAAGCAGTTAACCTAATGTTAAAAGGATCATGAGAAGAGGAAGATCATTGATGGAATCTCATTAATTTGTATCCACTGGTGCACCAATTATAGCTTATGAGTTACAATtgtgaatacaagaaataatggTATATGAGATTTTGGAGTTTATATCAAATGTGATTCATATGATCTAGGGTACTGCATACTTTATGATCTACTTGCAGGTTTGCACTCAACGAGAGGCTATATACTCCTAACAGATATATAGCACTTAGCTCTCATAGTATGCTGGTCGCACGGTCTACTTCCCTGTATGAATGATTGCGGAGATGAGTTGAAAAAATGTTTCTCAAATTAGATGAGCACTCCCATTATGTGTGAGTGGGAGATGTAGGGAATTTGGGTCCACCCATAAGGGGTGCTTAAGGCCCATTAGGGTAATTACACCTAGCCCTAATATTTCCTATATAATAACACTTACAGTGTTTTACGATATCCAGAAGGGATTAACCCAACCGATTTTCAGTTATGGAACAATGCTGCCTTTGATAATGGAGATTATGAAGATTTTTCTTCCCTAAAATGTTCTTTTGAATCTGATATATCAAGCAAGGAGAATCAAACTCCTTTGTTTGTGAATTCATCCGTTAATCTCTCATCTCCGATACCCATTAAGCCACTTCACCCAAATGTCCATCAGAGGAAACCTTACAAAAAAAACATAATATTCAAACTTTCATATATAATTTCAGTGAATATATCCGAAAAAAAGAAGTTAAACTACTAAGTTTCTCGGCAAAAATTATTACTTACACCAATACGAGGACACTAAGTCCAACATTCATTAGACTTTTGGTTGTCAATTGGTCCGCAATCAATCTATAATCATATCTGCGTGACTGGTCTAAGCTTCAAAAAGACACCAATTTTCTGACATtcgaacacaaaaaaaaatacgTTCACTGATGGACAAATAACAAATCTTTATGCAAACTTTAATGGAGGATTTTGATAAAGAAAagcaggaaaaaaaaagtggaagaaGGAAATTCTCTTGAATGGAGAAGAAGAGACTCACGGGAGCAGTAGAACTCTAGATTCTAATTTCTAATTAGGGAGAAAAGATTGTAAGTATTGTTTAATTTAAGAAAAACAGGTGGATTTTAATTATTTCGAAATAAAAAAGTGGGCCAATCAGAAAATGTCACGTGGCTTTTAAAAAGTGTCAAGTCTGACCTAAGTTCATccgttagtttgaggggtatatttgatccaaAAACAAactttaagggtattttagacccaaaggTGGATGAAGGTATTTATGAGTCTTTTCCCATACGTTAGGGGTATTTATAAGTCTTTTCcgttaaaaaaaatagtttttttccATAAACACTTTTAAGAAAatacactttttaaaagtttagtTAAACATTAATTGCagctcaaaagtgctttttaaattTATTGACCACACACAAActatttttcacaaaaaaatcttttttttttaaaaaaaaactttttaaataACTGatttttagaagtttggccaaacatttATCAATCTAACTATCAAACATTATTTATCTGAATATATCTCCTTTCATCTTCATTACCTACTCAAATTTAACCTTACAAGAGTAGTGATCTAGTAGTTCAATTGGTTGATTACCTAAACTTTCACCTTGTTAGTGAGAGTTCAATCTCCACGTTATAATCCCCTCCTCTATTTTCTATTTTCGTACCCctatattaaaaagaaaaaaaaaacttacaagaCTATAGTGAATTGACCAAACAGTTGACTTTTACTTTCAACTCCATTTTctctaaaaaacaaaaaaaaaatccattaacCCTATACATAAGAGCATCAATCTTTCTTTCCATATTACAAATTCTTCAGTAGACAAGATTGAATAAGACAAGaccataaagaaaaaaaaaacatgaaacacATTTCTTGAAATCCTTTTTTCCCCATGCTTGTCCTATTATTACCTACCTGAAAAGTGAAAAACTGGTAACTTctatacacaaaaaaataagaTATACATATACCCTTTAGTTAGTTCATCTCaccacagtaaaaaaaaaataaaaaaattgaatttttcaaAATGGGGTTAAAGAATTGAATCATATTGTTcaaattttgtttttatttcacTTAAATTTCTGCAGAAAATAGCATAGTGGAACTACTTTTGCCATGTCTTCTTGTAATATTCTTTGTAGTTACCAGTTTTATAGTTCTTGTAATAATGTCAAACCCCACATTGGTTCTTTTAAAAATAGCAACTTTTCTCAATCTTGGTCAAATAGGACACATGGTTCATCTTATTTTCACAAGAATTCTCAGCTTGGTAGAAACAATTTTGTTATTGTTAAGGCTTCAGATTCAACAACTAGCAGAAAACAAGTAGaggtaaccccccccccccccccccccctttttttttcatagGTTGGCATTAACTTGATAAAAAAGTTTGTTTTTTGTGAATTTTATTCTCTGCTGAGTTTGAATTTgatatttttcttgttttattttcttcatttgAGCTGTTATTGTGTAAAAAGTTTTGAGGTTTGTCTGAATTTGGTTGTGGGGTGTTTTGATAACTTATAGCCCTGAAGAGAAGTATAAACAGTTTGGTGTTTTTTTGTAAATTTTATTCTCTGCTGGGTTTGAATTTGATTTTcatgtttatttttttattttgttatgtgTTACTCGAGCCGAgtgtcttccggaaacagcctctctatctctgtgaggtaggggtaaggtttgcgtaaaCTTTACCCTCcgcagaccccacttgtgggaatatagtgggtgtgttgttgttgtttatttttTCATTTGAGCTGTAATTGTGTGAAAAGCTTTGAGCTTTGTCTGAATTTTGTTGTGGGGGTGTTTAGATAACATATAACCCTGGAGAAGTTTAATAAGTTATAAaaaggttgttttttttttctgaattttatTCTATGCTGGGTTTGAATTTGATTTTCTTCTGTCGAGATGTAATTGCGTAGAAAGTTTTGAGCTTTGTCCAAATTTTGTTGTGGGGGTGTTTAGATAACATATAATCCTGTATATTGTCATAGTTTGGATTTGACTTTATAAAAAAATTTGGCTTTTTTGTGAATTTTATTCCCTGCtgagtttgaattttttttttttatggagcTGTAATTGTGTAAAAAGTTTTGAGCTTTGACTGAATTTTGTTGTGGGGGTACTTAGATAACATATAACCCTGAAGAGAAGTTCAATAGATTAGCTGATGAAGTGGATAGGGAGGCTGGGCTATCAAGACTTACTCTTTTTTCTCCTTGTAAGGTGAGTTAATCAAGTTAAATTCTTTTAGCATCAAACTCCTTTGTGTATTTTACCCttaactctttcttttcttttggcaAATCTGCTGTCCTTTTGTGCTGCAGATAAATGTTTTCTTGAGAATAACAGGCAAGAGGGACGGCGGATATCATGATTTGGCATCTCTCTTTCATGTAAGTGTTGAACTTCCTTTTTTTATCTGCTGACAAATCAGAAGATCTTAATGCTTGAAAGAATCCCATTGGAATTATGCTATTTGTTACTCTATATGGCAAGTTCTTGTTAATGTGGAATTTACTAATGAAATTTTTTGAAGAATGAATTATTAGGTATGTTACAGGTTATGAAATGATGAGCCCTTTTGTTCCTTCAGGTAATTAGTCTAGGAGATAAAATAAAGTTCTCGTTGTCACCATCGAAGTCAAAGGATCGTTTATCTACTAATGTTGCTGGAGTTCCACTTGACGAGAGAAATTTGGTATGGAAGAAGCTATATGGTTATCCTCGTACTGATAAATTCTAATGAACTGATTGGTAAATTCGTGATTTTTCCACTCTCTTTGCAGATTATAAAGGCCCTCAATCTTTACAGGAAAAAAACTGGAACAGACAAACACTTTTGGGTAAAATCTTTAATCAGTTTGGAATAGCTTTTGGATATATTGCAACTGGTTTAACGTTATTACATATTTATCTGGCCAGATTCATCTTGATAAGAAGGTGCCAACTGGAGCTGGTCTTGGTGGTGGGAGCAGTAATGCTGCAACAACCCTGTGGGCAGCAAATCAATTCAGTGGTTGTATTGCCTCCGAAAAGGAGCTCCAAGAGTGGTCCGGTGAGATTGGTTCCGACATTCCGTTCTTTTTCTCTCATGGAGCAGCCTACTGTACGGGTAGGGGTGAGGTATGGTTTTTCATAGCACTTGCTTCCAAATGTCATATTCCTTCCGGTTATGTATGTGATCTTGTGttttccttgcatttcattcggTCTCTAGCTATGTTGCTTGGATTCTCCAAAAATACTGCcacacccgtgtcggatcctccaaaaatgcactaatttTGGAGAATCGACACATTCATGGAGGATAAGACACGCACCCGTCGACATTTTTAAAGAATCCGAGCAATATAGGTCTCTAGTGCTGATAAATGATAATCAGTCTCTGATCAGTTGGGTGGAAAGTGGTAGTTCAGCTGTAGCGAGAGTAGATTAATAGCCTGTTTATCCAAGCTTTTCCTAGGCTAAAAGGATTTTTTTTCCCCCCAAAAATGCATCTTTTCGAAGCTGacatgtttggccaagcttttaggagaaGAAAAAGCGCTTTTGAGTCGAAGCAGAAGTTGTTTTTGAGAAGCTGAAAAAAGTAGATTCTCCCCAAAAGTTCTTTTTTGAAAAGCACCTTTGAGAAAATACACTTATAagaacccgcaagggtggctcagttggttgagcatggggctttcataatggaggtctcaggtttgaaaccccctgcctacaacagcaggggatttgccttctgggtcgagctcgtcgcacggggcttgcctagtgcgggttatctctcctgtgtggtttgcgagctattgcacaggagctggctGGGTTTACCCtatgcgcacccgaagggtagcggctgcgggttcccatgtcataaaaaaaatacacttagtagcactttttaaaagcttgaccaaacactaattgctgctcagaagtgcttttcaaattgattagtcatatacaaactgcttctcaccaaaaataagtacttttttgaaaagcacttctgaaaaaaaaacacttttcaaaataagctgattttcaAGGCTTGTCAAAAAACTATAAAGGGTAGATGAGGTCATCTGACTCTTACTAGCCTGTATGGTTAGCAAGATTTTAAATTAAGACCACTTGTTCTGCTTAAACCCTTTTGCAAAATTTCAAATTCATTATCATTGACAAAAAGGTTCTATGAGAAGTGACTAGCATCTTGGTTTACTTGCAACTTAGGTTGTATCCACACTTTAATGTCACAAATTAAATGTATTAATATTAAATTTCGCACCTTTCTCCACTCCTTCCTTTCACATGAGAAGTATAATTTCGACTTCATAAGCATGTTTATTTTGTGATAGGAGAGCTACAAGTATAATTTATTCAGACAAGTAGGGTCAAATCATCTTGTGCTTCTCAAAATTAAGAAAACCAGCATGCAAAAAGGAGATATAGCTTATGTCATATAATAACTGTTAATGAGTAGTGTGATAGTCACTCAATAGGTTGTAGATTTGACCATTAATGACCTGAGATTCCACATGGAAACCACAAATTCAAATTGGATGGAAAATTGAAATTTTGCAAAATGATGGTGAGGAAAGAATTCTCGAACTCTTTGCCGAACTGAGTTTCTATCTTTAGCTTCTTTTCGAGGCCTTCCATAGTTACAAGTTTTTTGgtatatactccctccggatcaaaaaaagagtccacttagccatttacacaccctttaagaaactactcacttcaagaaaaaaaatatgtaaattgactaaactacctctaattaaataggcattgggatttgatcacataacacttaataggggcaaatctggaaagataaggttaattgtttcttgatttaataagtggacacttttttttatccgAAGGGAGTAAAAAAAAGGATGCATGTGAGCTGAAGCAGTGGTCAATGCATGAGAAATGGCTTGTAAATTGCTATAATGTTATTACATCTCATCTTGTCCCGTATAAATTCAAATTATGGAACTATGCATTTGTTTGTTCAGGTTGTTCAAGATATCCCATCGCCCATACCATTTGACATTCCAATGGTTCTCATAAAGCCTCAACAGGAATGCTCTACTGCTGAAGTTTACAAGGTGGTACAAATTGAAGTTAGTGAACAAGTTTAGGATGAATCTATATGATCTTGGTTATCAAAGTCTAAGAGAAATTTGGTTTGACAGCGTTTTCAGTTGGATCTGTCTAGTAAGGTTGATCCCTTGAGCTTGCTGGAGAAGATATCAACTAGTGGAATATCTCAAGATGTGTGTGTCAATGATTTAGGTACGAAATGAAGATTAGACACCTCAACATTTGTTCAATACCTTATCAAAATACACAGAGACACATATATCTCtgtgtgtgtgtttgtatttCTAAATTCATGTGCACTGAAGTAACTTTCCTAATGGCCTTGCTCGACAAATAGGAAAACTTTCTTATAGTTGCTTAGTCCCCCTCAGGCGTGTAGGTTGGCTATGCTAATGAATAAATGCCAATACCAATTCCTTCCAACTGCATCGTCTTGGGGCTGATCAGTCATCAGTAAGCCGTTTAGCCATGAAAAATATTCACTTTCTTTTGgaataatttttcactttttttaaaaaaaaaatcagtgttTGGTTATGAAACTTCCAAATCCAACTTGGAGTTGGGTTCCAAATTTGGAGAAGTGCTCAAAACCTGTTTTCCAACTCcatcataaattccaaataaagtgctcTCTTTCTCCCCTTAtaaaaagtataaccaaacacaactctatcttCAATCCCAACTttataaattcca
Coding sequences:
- the LOC132626280 gene encoding 4-diphosphocytidyl-2-C-methyl-D-erythritol kinase, chloroplastic/chromoplastic isoform X2, with amino-acid sequence MSSCNILCSYQFYSSCNNVKPHIGSFKNSNFSQSWSNRTHGSSYFHKNSQLGRNNFVIVKASDSTTSRKQVEITYNPEEKFNRLADEVDREAGLSRLTLFSPCKINVFLRITGKRDGGYHDLASLFHVISLGDKIKFSLSPSKSKDRLSTNVAGVPLDERNLIIKALNLYRKKTGTDKHFWIHLDKKVPTGAGLGGGSSNAATTLWAANQFSGCIASEKELQEWSGEIGSDIPFFFSHGAAYCTGRGEVVQDIPSPIPFDIPMVLIKPQQECSTAEVYKRFQLDLSSKVDPLSLLEKISTSGISQDVCVNDLEPPAFEVLPSLKRLKQRVIAAGRGQYDAVFMSGSGSTIVGVGSPDPPQFVYDDEEYKDVFLSEASFITRPANQWYVEPVSGSNCGDQPEFSTSFG
- the LOC132626280 gene encoding 4-diphosphocytidyl-2-C-methyl-D-erythritol kinase, chloroplastic/chromoplastic isoform X1, with the translated sequence MSSCNILCSYQFYSSCNNVKPHIGSFKNSNFSQSWSNRTHGSSYFHKNSQLGRNNFVIVKASDSTTSRKQVEITYNPEEKFNRLADEVDREAGLSRLTLFSPCKINVFLRITGKRDGGYHDLASLFHVISLGDKIKFSLSPSKSKDRLSTNVAGVPLDERNLIIKALNLYRKKTGTDKHFWIHLDKKVPTGAGLGGGSSNAATTLWAANQFSGCIASEKELQEWSGEIGSDIPFFFSHGAAYCTGRGEVVQDIPSPIPFDIPMVLIKPQQECSTAEVYKRFQLDLSSKVDPLSLLEKISTSGISQDVCVNDLEPPAFEVLPSLKRLKQRVIAAGRGQYDAVFMSGSGSTIVGVGSPDPPQFVYDDEEYKDVFLSEASFITRPANQWYVEPVSGSNCGDQPEFSTSFGKS